Proteins found in one Crassostrea angulata isolate pt1a10 chromosome 3, ASM2561291v2, whole genome shotgun sequence genomic segment:
- the LOC128179101 gene encoding trans-L-3-hydroxyproline dehydratase-like produces the protein MPLTFPVKISTTEMHTAGEPLRIVESGLPELQGATLLDKINYMRDNLDEYRKLLMWEPRGHFDMYGVLLVTPDIESCDFACIFIHNEGYSTMCGHAVIALGRYAIEKGLIKTITSPETQVNIQCPCGPVTAYVTYDGQKTGAVRFQSVPCFVFKPDLAVEVPGYGHITVDIVYGGAFYAIVPAGQYGLDIRESKVSELRAAAGATTDVLRKQLELSHPETEGVSFVYGTILTDGNDDYSEEITDTMCVFAEREVDRSPCGSGTSSRIALQYFKNKVKVNQSRTFRGPSGDVFTAKVVKEVSCGKYRAVVTEVKGHGYFCGNSTFTLEENDVHGRGFLLQ, from the exons ATGCCTTTAACATTTCCCGTGAAAATCTCCACAACGGAAATGCATACCGCTGGAGAACCCTTACGAATTGTAGAAAGCGGACTCCCTGAGTTGCAGGGTGCGACTTTGCTGGATAAGATAAACTACATGAGAGACAACCTGGACGAATACAGAAAACTGTTGATGTGGGAACCACGAGGTCATTTTGATATGTATGGTGTCCTGCTGGTGACACCAGATATTGAATCTTGCGATTTTGCCTGTATTTTTATCCACAATGAAGGTTATTCTACAATGTGTGGTCACGCTGTCATAGCTTTGGGACGTTACGCCATAGAAAAAGGGCTCATTAAAACGATCACTTCTCCGGAGACTCAAGTCAACATCCAGTGTCCGTGTGGTCCCGTGACTGCTTACGTCACATATGACGGTCAGAAGACCGGAGCTGTCAGGTTCCAAAGTGTTCCATGCTTTGTTTTCAAACCAG aCTTGGCTGTAGAGGTCCCTGGCTATGGTCACATTACGGTGGACATTGTTTATGGAGGCGCTTTCTACGCTATTGTACCTGCCGGACAGTACGGACTGGACATCCGGGAATCCAAGGTGTCAGAGCTAAGGGCGGCTGCTGGTGCCACAACAG ACGTTTTGAGAAAACAATTGGAGTTGTCCCACCCAGAGACGGAGGGTGTGTCGTTCGTGTACGGTACGATTCTGACGGACGGAAACGACGACTACTCAGAGGAAATCACAGACACCATGTGTGTCTTTGCGGAAAGAGAG GTTGATAGGTCACCTTGTGGGTCAGGGACATCGTCCAGAATTGCTCTTCAGTACTTCAAGAACAAGGTCAAGGTTAACCAATCAAGGACGTTCAGAGGTCCTTCTGGAGACGTGTTTACTGCAAAGGTGGTCAAAGAGGTCAGCTGTGGAAAATACCGAGCTGTTGTCACTGAAGTCAAAGGTCATGGTTATTTCTGTGGAAATTCTACTTTCACCTTGGAAGAAAACGATGTCCACGGAAGAGGGTTTCTTTTACAGTAG